A section of the Gloeobacter violaceus PCC 7421 genome encodes:
- a CDS encoding Uma2 family endonuclease: protein MVHFDASLHLPTALELPDSDETPVDNELQDSVPAVLKAVLALLWQNRSDWFFGIDMGIYANTEAPGTAIVPDGFLSLGVPRFRPKYGKRGRPSYVLWEEEGIVPVFVLEVVSQTYRGEYTKKLKEYQDLEVLYYAVYDPEGFQPEHERLEVHHLVGGAYVRMVGEPVWLPEIGLGLGRAEAALGGWEREWLFWFNAAGERYPVPEEYQRYRAEVAEREAQREQQTRLEAEQQARREQQARLEAEKRAQTLAERLRTLGIDPDSL, encoded by the coding sequence ATGGTGCACTTCGATGCCTCGCTACACCTGCCCACCGCTCTGGAGTTGCCCGACTCCGATGAGACGCCCGTGGATAACGAACTGCAAGACTCCGTTCCCGCCGTGCTCAAAGCCGTCCTGGCACTCCTCTGGCAGAATCGTTCGGACTGGTTTTTCGGCATCGACATGGGCATCTACGCCAATACCGAAGCGCCCGGAACCGCGATTGTCCCCGACGGCTTCTTGAGTCTGGGGGTACCCCGGTTCAGGCCCAAGTACGGCAAGCGCGGTCGCCCCAGCTATGTGCTCTGGGAAGAAGAGGGCATCGTGCCGGTCTTTGTCCTGGAGGTGGTCTCGCAAACCTACCGCGGGGAGTACACCAAAAAGCTCAAAGAATACCAGGACCTCGAAGTGCTGTACTACGCGGTCTACGACCCGGAAGGTTTTCAGCCGGAGCACGAGCGGCTGGAGGTGCATCACCTGGTTGGGGGGGCGTATGTGCGGATGGTCGGTGAACCGGTCTGGCTACCTGAGATTGGTCTGGGCCTCGGTCGAGCGGAGGCGGCTCTGGGCGGTTGGGAGCGCGAGTGGCTGTTTTGGTTCAACGCAGCAGGCGAGCGCTATCCGGTGCCTGAGGAATATCAGCGCTACCGGGCCGAGGTAGCCGAACGCGAAGCCCAGCGGGAGCAACAGACGCGCCTGGAGGCCGAACAGCAGGCCCGGCGGGAGCAGCAGGCGCGCCTGGAGGCAGAAAAACGCGCTCAGACGCTTGCTGAACGGCTGCGGACGCTGGGCATTGATCCGGATAGTCTTTAG
- a CDS encoding Uma2 family endonuclease, producing the protein MNAFKPGLPIRSADLSLLTMYDLPSENPEEPGLPDQFHDWQPQLLSQTFRPLAVPPDQVLTAADLNVYYDPRNPRYYKRPDWFAVVGVPRFIEGGRLSYVRWQEGRSPVIVVELLSPNTIEEDQGLTLRGRQPPSKWEVYEQMLQVPYYVLFDRVGDTLQLFRLEDGLYKQQQDSRLWIAELGIGLGLWTGTFADWERRWLRWYDSEGRWIPSEPEKIAQEQQRADQERQRAELAEQRAREAEQRLQELNERLKAAGIDPEGL; encoded by the coding sequence ATGAACGCATTCAAACCAGGGCTACCGATTCGGTCGGCAGACCTGTCTTTGCTGACGATGTACGATTTACCGAGTGAGAACCCCGAGGAGCCTGGTTTGCCGGATCAGTTCCACGACTGGCAGCCCCAACTGCTCAGTCAAACCTTCAGGCCGCTGGCTGTGCCACCAGATCAGGTGCTCACCGCCGCCGATTTGAACGTCTACTACGACCCGCGCAACCCCAGGTACTACAAGCGTCCGGACTGGTTTGCGGTGGTGGGTGTGCCGCGCTTCATCGAAGGGGGAAGGCTCAGCTATGTGCGCTGGCAGGAAGGGCGCTCGCCCGTCATCGTCGTCGAACTGCTCTCGCCCAACACGATTGAAGAGGACCAGGGTTTGACGCTGCGTGGCCGCCAACCGCCTTCGAAGTGGGAGGTGTACGAACAGATGTTGCAGGTGCCCTACTATGTGCTGTTCGACCGGGTGGGGGACACTCTGCAGCTCTTTCGGCTCGAAGACGGGCTTTACAAGCAGCAGCAGGATAGCCGCTTATGGATTGCCGAGTTGGGAATCGGTCTGGGATTGTGGACAGGGACGTTTGCCGATTGGGAGCGCCGGTGGTTGCGCTGGTATGACAGCGAAGGGCGGTGGATTCCCTCGGAGCCAGAAAAAATTGCCCAGGAGCAGCAGCGCGCGGACCAGGAGCGGCAACGGGCTGAACTTGCCGAGCAGCGTGCCCGAGAAGCCGAACAACGCCTCCAGGAACTGAACGAACGGCTCAAAGCAGCGGGGATCGATCCAGAGGGTCTGTAG
- a CDS encoding helix-turn-helix transcriptional regulator gives MRNSRIAPVASKALLLFFTGQPLELTGLRHSDGHDFRSTTTVRLNIPRQLPQTAAPGEIAQALHLTEGTVKNHVTRILAQLGLRDRTQLALWTYKHLG, from the coding sequence GTGCGCAACAGCCGGATCGCGCCGGTTGCAAGCAAGGCGCTCTTGCTCTTTTTTACCGGTCAGCCGCTCGAACTCACCGGGCTTCGCCACTCTGACGGACACGATTTTCGATCGACCACTACCGTACGTCTAAATATACCTCGGCAACTGCCGCAGACCGCTGCGCCTGGCGAAATCGCCCAGGCGCTCCATCTGACCGAAGGCACCGTCAAAAACCACGTTACCCGGATCCTCGCCCAGTTGGGCCTGCGCGATCGCACCCAGTTGGCGCTGTGGACCTACAAGCACCTCGGCTAG
- a CDS encoding response regulator, which yields MIRLLLVDDQPLFREGLADLLLLEEDMQIVGQAGHGQEAITLAMQLLPDVILMDVRMPVCDGVEATRQIHQRYPWIRILVLTTFDEDEYILQSLQAGALGYLLKSTPARQVASAIRTLHQGHSQLGPTIAARVFSQLQNPPARKPESFQQFSERELEVLGLIGQGKNNREIAQALHLTEGTVKNHVTRILAQLGLRDRTQLALWTHRHLG from the coding sequence ATGATCCGGCTGTTGCTGGTAGACGATCAGCCGCTGTTTCGGGAGGGACTGGCGGACCTGCTGCTCCTGGAAGAAGACATGCAGATCGTCGGCCAGGCCGGTCACGGCCAAGAAGCGATTACTTTGGCGATGCAACTGCTGCCGGACGTGATTTTGATGGATGTGCGCATGCCCGTCTGCGACGGGGTCGAGGCGACCCGCCAGATCCACCAGCGCTACCCCTGGATCCGCATCCTGGTGCTCACCACCTTCGACGAGGACGAATACATTCTGCAATCGCTGCAGGCGGGTGCGCTGGGCTATTTGCTCAAGAGTACGCCCGCCCGACAGGTTGCTTCCGCCATCCGGACGCTGCACCAGGGCCACAGCCAGCTCGGACCGACGATCGCCGCCCGGGTATTCTCGCAACTGCAAAACCCGCCCGCCCGCAAACCAGAAAGCTTCCAGCAGTTCAGCGAAAGGGAGCTGGAGGTGCTGGGTCTCATCGGCCAGGGAAAAAACAACCGCGAAATCGCCCAGGCGCTCCATTTGACCGAGGGCACCGTCAAAAACCACGTCACCCGGATCCTCGCCCAGTTGGGCCTGCGCGACCGCACCCAACTGGCGCTGTGGACCCACAGGCACCTCGGCTAA
- a CDS encoding TonB-dependent siderophore receptor, whose translation MERALSNVRRGSLAVLIGVLCVSGRSLAAPVAPPAGSDAVMRRAELPPVATEARFLAQQEPLVPVTPTAQTPDPEKPAPSPQQEEELEEVTVQGTRSYRVKRSSTATKTDTDVMDVPQSIQIVPQQVLLDQNVNTLTEALRNVASVTTEFRDGTGADFYAARGFQIGADNIRLDGFRTSTRTELYNVGIEQVEVLKGPSAVLYGDMEPGGLINLVSKKPQPVPFGTVALNVGSYGNVWTTLDTTGPLNAAKTLTYRLSTRQESANSFRDLVNGNKFFVAPALSWQISERLRWDLRVGYQYLFRVSEFGLIAPTREFSSVNTLPLNRFYGEPSDNVTSYQTNVTSTLEYKFGDDWTLRNLLGYSGYRVIWQPTQPLAVLEDGRTLERNQFVFDETTERYNAELNLTGRFATGAVRHQLFAGIDYTRSSRPSVFLDGPTTPIDLYNPVYTNPPRSLQPTSGSASDSSEFNNRFGISLQDQIDLGDNFKLLLGGRYSFYDAGRYQELPPQAPTFNNAQRFSPRVGAVWRPTDWLSLYASYSDAFTPASGRSATGQLFKPITGTQYEVGAKAELFGGGLLATVALYELTKQNVLTRDPDNPQFSIQTGEVQSKGFEVDLSGRPLPGWDIYASYAYVDARFTRDNVIAPGTEVGGVPRNTLSLWSKYEFGGDLRGLSVGAGLYWSDNRWNVFSTANLFQVPGYTTFDAMVAYRFDPRWKVQVNLKNLFNRRYYTDSDDSLVFIPPGAPTTVDVSLSYTF comes from the coding sequence ATGGAACGCGCTTTGTCGAACGTCCGCCGCGGTTCGCTGGCAGTGTTGATTGGGGTGCTCTGCGTCTCGGGCCGGTCTTTGGCCGCGCCGGTCGCCCCGCCGGCCGGGTCGGACGCCGTGATGCGCCGCGCCGAGTTGCCCCCGGTGGCCACCGAGGCGCGCTTTCTTGCCCAGCAGGAACCGCTAGTTCCGGTGACGCCCACAGCGCAGACGCCGGACCCGGAAAAACCCGCACCATCGCCGCAACAGGAAGAGGAACTGGAAGAAGTGACGGTGCAGGGCACGCGCAGCTACCGGGTGAAGCGCTCCTCCACGGCCACCAAGACCGACACCGACGTCATGGACGTCCCCCAGTCGATCCAGATAGTCCCCCAGCAGGTGCTGCTCGACCAGAATGTCAACACCCTCACAGAAGCCCTGCGCAACGTCGCAAGCGTCACCACGGAATTTAGAGACGGCACGGGTGCTGACTTCTATGCCGCCCGGGGCTTTCAAATCGGTGCTGACAACATCCGCCTGGACGGATTTCGCACGTCTACACGCACCGAACTCTACAACGTCGGCATCGAGCAAGTCGAGGTGCTCAAGGGACCGAGCGCGGTGCTCTACGGCGACATGGAGCCCGGGGGCCTGATCAACCTGGTCAGCAAAAAGCCCCAGCCTGTGCCCTTCGGGACTGTCGCTCTCAACGTCGGCAGCTACGGCAACGTCTGGACCACCCTGGACACGACCGGTCCGCTCAACGCCGCCAAAACATTGACATACCGCCTGAGCACCCGCCAAGAGAGCGCCAACAGCTTCCGCGATCTGGTCAACGGCAACAAGTTTTTCGTCGCCCCGGCCCTCAGCTGGCAGATTTCCGAGCGTTTGCGTTGGGACCTGCGCGTGGGCTACCAGTACCTTTTCAGGGTGAGCGAATTCGGTCTCATCGCCCCCACTCGCGAGTTCAGCAGCGTCAACACGCTGCCCCTCAATCGCTTCTACGGCGAGCCTTCCGACAACGTCACCAGCTACCAGACGAATGTCACCTCGACGTTGGAGTACAAGTTCGGCGACGATTGGACGCTGCGCAACCTGCTGGGCTATTCGGGCTACCGCGTTATATGGCAACCGACCCAGCCCTTGGCAGTGCTGGAGGACGGCCGCACGTTGGAGCGCAATCAGTTCGTTTTCGATGAAACGACAGAAAGATACAACGCCGAGCTGAACCTGACAGGCCGCTTCGCCACCGGCGCGGTCCGCCACCAGCTGTTCGCGGGCATCGATTACACCCGCTCTTCGAGACCGTCGGTGTTTTTGGATGGCCCCACCACCCCGATCGATCTGTACAACCCCGTGTACACCAACCCGCCTCGCAGTCTACAGCCCACTTCTGGTTCCGCCTCTGATTCCAGTGAGTTTAACAACCGCTTCGGCATTTCGCTGCAGGATCAAATCGACCTGGGCGACAACTTCAAACTGCTGCTGGGCGGACGGTACTCTTTCTACGATGCGGGCAGGTACCAGGAACTCCCCCCGCAGGCTCCGACTTTTAACAATGCCCAGCGCTTCTCCCCCCGCGTCGGTGCGGTCTGGCGGCCCACCGACTGGCTCTCGCTCTATGCCAGCTACAGCGATGCGTTCACCCCGGCCTCCGGCCGCAGCGCCACGGGCCAACTGTTTAAACCGATCACAGGTACCCAGTACGAGGTCGGCGCCAAGGCCGAGCTGTTCGGCGGCGGGCTTCTGGCCACCGTCGCCCTCTACGAGCTCACCAAGCAGAACGTGCTGACCCGCGACCCGGACAATCCGCAGTTTTCCATCCAGACCGGCGAGGTGCAATCCAAGGGCTTCGAGGTGGACCTCTCCGGCCGCCCGCTTCCCGGTTGGGACATCTACGCCTCCTACGCCTACGTCGATGCGCGCTTCACCCGCGACAACGTGATCGCCCCCGGCACCGAGGTGGGTGGTGTACCGCGCAACACGCTGAGCCTGTGGAGCAAGTACGAGTTCGGGGGCGACCTGCGCGGATTGAGCGTGGGGGCGGGTCTGTACTGGAGCGACAACCGCTGGAACGTATTTTCGACGGCGAACTTGTTCCAGGTGCCGGGGTACACGACCTTCGACGCGATGGTGGCCTACCGCTTCGACCCGCGCTGGAAGGTGCAGGTGAACCTCAAGAATCTGTTCAACCGGCGCTACTACACCGATTCGGACGACTCGTTGGTTTTCATCCCGCCTGGCGCGCCCACGACGGTGGATGTTTCGCTGAGCTACACGTTTTGA
- a CDS encoding sensor histidine kinase, with amino-acid sequence MLRLPALPQPSLRWTVLCAEWTLLAMITVLELLNNNSLAAVPMMAALLGFTGIFWALSFYFPLEAPAWKKKLYIAAELMLAFAAMWIGIGYDTLIYLILIKSCLFLGRGEVILTVVITAVFYLLTTWRQQFADDSETLNIGFDMLNASIYHLGISTFVILLGFVIVAERRSRARAEELAEELEGLAANLERARIARDIHDSLGHTLTALDVKLEVAQELYCRDPDRARQAVHTAKQLSGQCLQDVRLAVQAMRRPPLHLDAALEGLAEQVRQNRALAVEVHIDLPQLPLQTSHQLYCIVQEGLTNIQRHARAARVSLRACHTPQSVTLELWDDGQGFDPQATHGGFGLRGMHERMQVLGGSLAIASAPGRGTRIRLSVPR; translated from the coding sequence ATGCTGCGACTTCCCGCCCTCCCCCAGCCCTCTTTGCGGTGGACCGTCCTTTGTGCCGAATGGACGCTGCTGGCGATGATCACGGTGCTGGAACTGCTCAACAACAACTCGCTCGCCGCCGTACCGATGATGGCGGCGCTGTTGGGATTTACCGGTATCTTTTGGGCTTTGAGCTTTTACTTTCCGCTGGAAGCGCCTGCCTGGAAGAAAAAACTGTATATTGCCGCGGAACTGATGCTGGCCTTTGCCGCCATGTGGATCGGCATCGGGTACGACACGCTCATCTACTTGATTTTGATCAAAAGTTGCCTGTTTTTGGGTCGGGGCGAGGTGATCCTGACGGTCGTGATCACGGCGGTGTTTTATTTGTTGACGACCTGGCGGCAGCAATTCGCCGACGATTCGGAGACGCTCAACATCGGGTTTGATATGTTGAACGCTTCGATTTATCACCTGGGTATCAGCACGTTCGTGATTTTGTTGGGCTTTGTGATCGTGGCGGAGCGCCGCAGCCGTGCCCGGGCGGAGGAACTGGCCGAAGAATTGGAGGGATTGGCGGCGAATCTGGAGCGCGCCCGCATCGCCCGCGACATCCACGATTCGCTCGGGCACACACTCACCGCCCTCGATGTCAAGCTCGAAGTGGCACAGGAGCTGTACTGCCGCGATCCGGACCGGGCGCGCCAGGCGGTGCATACCGCCAAGCAATTGTCCGGCCAGTGCCTGCAGGATGTGCGGTTGGCCGTCCAGGCGATGCGCCGCCCGCCTTTGCACCTGGATGCGGCGCTGGAGGGTCTGGCCGAGCAGGTGCGCCAGAACCGGGCGCTCGCCGTCGAGGTCCACATCGACCTGCCCCAGCTGCCTTTGCAAACGAGCCACCAGCTCTACTGCATCGTGCAGGAAGGACTGACCAACATCCAGCGCCACGCCCGCGCCGCCCGGGTGAGCCTGCGCGCTTGCCACACCCCGCAGAGCGTCACCCTCGAGCTATGGGACGACGGACAGGGATTCGACCCGCAGGCGACCCACGGCGGCTTCGGCTTGCGGGGGATGCACGAGCGGATGCAAGTGCTCGGCGGCTCCCTCGCCATCGCAAGCGCCCCCGGTCGGGGGACGCGCATCCGGTTGAGCGTCCCCCGATGA
- a CDS encoding ABC transporter permease, with product MLLIESLRMAVATLGANKLRSGLTMLGIVIGNASVIAMVGIGQGSQNFIAGKLEAYGTNRITVFTQSEDPDGYVFPDSKLVLSDAEAVRTQVPAVRAVAPIIEVRLPIFLGSRRTATNVRGTTPDFARVQNFAVERGRLFSPDELQRESQVVILGATTANKLFGRAAPIGREVTINNLPFRVVGLLKPKGSFAGDNPDETAVVPVTTMANRVVGRRSAYGTPITYLEAMAVDSTQIRSAGFQMLNVLERLHGRKDIILSANKSFIDLANQVSGALSLLLSLVAAVSLLVGGIGIMNMMLVSVGERTQEIGLRKAIGAKQRDILSQFLFEAVLLSAAGGLAGIAVGIGATLPLAWFTPIRPLIPWSAVLLAVGVSGTIGLVFGVFPARQAARLDPIAALRSS from the coding sequence ATGTTGCTGATTGAAAGCTTGAGAATGGCCGTCGCCACCCTGGGCGCCAACAAGTTGCGCAGCGGCCTGACGATGCTCGGTATCGTCATCGGCAACGCCTCGGTGATCGCGATGGTGGGCATCGGCCAGGGCAGCCAGAATTTTATCGCCGGCAAGCTCGAGGCCTACGGCACCAACCGGATCACCGTATTTACCCAATCGGAAGATCCCGACGGCTACGTCTTTCCGGACTCGAAGCTGGTGCTCTCCGACGCCGAAGCCGTCCGCACCCAGGTGCCGGCGGTGCGCGCGGTGGCTCCGATTATCGAAGTGCGTTTGCCGATTTTTCTAGGCAGCCGCCGGACGGCCACCAACGTGCGCGGCACGACGCCGGATTTTGCCCGGGTGCAAAATTTTGCCGTCGAGCGCGGGCGGCTTTTTTCGCCCGACGAATTGCAGCGCGAGTCCCAGGTAGTGATCCTGGGAGCGACCACGGCGAACAAACTGTTCGGCCGCGCCGCGCCCATCGGCCGGGAAGTGACGATCAACAACTTGCCTTTTCGGGTGGTGGGCCTGCTCAAGCCGAAGGGTTCGTTTGCCGGGGACAACCCGGACGAGACGGCCGTCGTGCCGGTGACGACGATGGCCAATCGGGTGGTGGGGCGGCGCTCGGCCTACGGCACACCCATCACTTACCTGGAGGCGATGGCGGTCGATTCCACTCAGATCCGCTCTGCCGGTTTCCAGATGCTCAACGTGCTGGAGCGCCTGCACGGCCGCAAGGACATCATCCTCTCGGCCAACAAGTCCTTTATCGACCTGGCCAACCAGGTGAGCGGCGCGCTGTCGCTGCTGCTGTCGCTGGTGGCGGCCGTTTCGCTGCTGGTGGGCGGCATCGGGATCATGAACATGATGCTCGTCTCGGTAGGTGAGCGCACCCAGGAAATTGGTTTGCGCAAAGCGATCGGCGCCAAGCAGCGGGACATTCTCAGCCAGTTTTTGTTCGAGGCTGTCCTCCTTTCGGCGGCAGGCGGATTGGCGGGCATCGCCGTGGGCATCGGCGCAACGTTGCCGCTCGCCTGGTTCACCCCGATCCGGCCTCTGATTCCGTGGAGCGCCGTGCTGCTCGCGGTTGGGGTCTCAGGCACCATCGGTCTGGTGTTCGGCGTCTTTCCGGCGCGGCAGGCCGCCCGCCTCGACCCGATCGCGGCCTTGCGCAGCAGTTGA
- a CDS encoding efflux RND transporter periplasmic adaptor subunit, with translation MLLKWKRPLPWLIGLAIFGTGAAAVIYVLGAQSGLSQAQVAAMTIPVATTNLGQQVQASGLVQPIRKTNLSPRQAGRIGRLLVDEGRQVKQGELVAQMESRLPEAQVRQAEASLARAQAELLQKRRGARPEEIREAQARLLSAEAAVRQGAARLERTGEELARYRRLAGEGATSQNALSDYVNREREAAANLAGQRSQLEAQAQVLARLRKGTRIEEIRQAEAGVALAQAQLDYFRTQLEETRVYAPFAGVISRRFAQQGDYVTPSTAASTSDGASSTSIVELVSGLEVEAKVPEASLAQIYPGQAVQIRTDAYPGAVFKGRVRLVTPRAVREENVTTIRVKVTLLSGQGQLRPGLNVKVNFTAATLAGVSTIPLAAVISKQDGQTGVLVPTAGNRAQFRPVRLGTSAGSKVQILEGLRPGERVFLQPPPEVVVEGVDTLVW, from the coding sequence GTGTTGCTCAAGTGGAAGCGGCCGTTGCCCTGGTTGATCGGGCTGGCGATATTTGGGACGGGTGCCGCGGCCGTGATCTACGTGCTCGGCGCGCAAAGCGGTCTTTCGCAAGCGCAGGTGGCGGCCATGACGATCCCGGTCGCCACCACCAATCTTGGGCAGCAGGTGCAGGCCAGCGGCCTGGTACAACCCATACGCAAAACCAATCTCAGCCCCAGGCAGGCAGGTCGCATCGGCAGGTTGCTGGTGGACGAAGGCAGACAGGTTAAGCAAGGAGAATTGGTGGCCCAGATGGAAAGCCGCCTGCCCGAGGCCCAGGTGCGACAGGCCGAGGCGTCCCTCGCCCGCGCCCAGGCCGAACTTTTGCAGAAGCGGCGGGGTGCCCGTCCGGAGGAGATCCGCGAGGCGCAAGCCCGCCTGCTAAGCGCCGAAGCCGCTGTGCGGCAGGGGGCGGCCCGGCTGGAGCGCACCGGTGAGGAATTGGCGCGCTACCGGCGGTTGGCGGGCGAAGGGGCAACCAGCCAGAATGCGCTGTCCGATTACGTCAACCGCGAACGGGAGGCTGCGGCCAATCTCGCGGGCCAACGCTCGCAGTTGGAGGCACAGGCTCAGGTGCTAGCGCGGCTGCGCAAAGGCACGCGCATCGAAGAAATCCGGCAGGCGGAGGCGGGAGTCGCCCTGGCCCAGGCGCAGCTCGATTACTTCCGGACACAGCTGGAAGAGACGAGAGTCTACGCCCCATTTGCAGGGGTGATCAGCCGCCGGTTCGCCCAGCAGGGTGACTACGTCACCCCGAGCACCGCCGCCTCCACCAGCGACGGCGCGAGCAGCACTTCGATCGTGGAGTTGGTGAGCGGGCTGGAGGTGGAGGCGAAGGTGCCCGAGGCGAGCCTCGCGCAGATCTACCCGGGGCAGGCGGTCCAGATCCGCACCGACGCCTACCCGGGAGCGGTGTTCAAGGGGCGGGTCAGGCTGGTGACGCCGCGGGCGGTGCGCGAAGAGAACGTCACCACCATCCGCGTGAAGGTAACGCTACTTTCCGGGCAAGGGCAGTTGCGCCCGGGCTTGAACGTCAAAGTGAACTTCACAGCCGCCACCCTCGCGGGTGTGAGCACGATCCCGCTTGCGGCGGTGATCTCCAAGCAGGACGGCCAGACGGGGGTGCTGGTGCCCACCGCCGGCAACCGCGCCCAATTTCGGCCGGTGCGCCTCGGCACCTCGGCGGGCAGCAAAGTTCAGATCCTCGAAGGTCTGCGGCCCGGCGAGCGCGTCTTTTTGCAACCGCCCCCGGAGGTGGTCGTCGAAGGTGTCGATACGCTGGTGTGGTAA
- a CDS encoding TonB-dependent siderophore receptor codes for MRSGLQGIRCGSLVTLAWAVFVGCSSQLFAASVATAGGVVSIPRKADLQPVRTEARELLASPLAQAVPAASAPEPTAQRPPDDAEDLDEVTVTGERRRRYLVPDTSTATKIDTPIRDLPLSIQVVPQQVLEDRKVRNVTEAVETVSGVVDGGDLFGAPSGARIIRGFEQSGNFRNGYRDVGYYALTGVGTIEQVEVLKGPASVLFGAVEPGGLINVVTKRPLSEPYYNVAIQAGNLGYYQPSIDLSGPLNSDKTLLYRVNANYQGLDGFQNFVTTNLTTISPTVTWKLGDKTVLNLHYEYIRFFANPPESYAVLLSDGRMTPRNLYLSYPSLAFNDIVTQKYGYSLSHQFNDDWQIRNSFSVAASNTKEAQVYGTSLVSDRFVDIDAYDLKYAQDNYFGQIDLIGKFKTGSISHQLLLGFDFNRFVDVYNGYFNTDLPALDILNPNYNIPKPDYVPFFDFYQPIQSYGVYLQDQVTFLDNLKLLVGGRLDWVSQKFATGTPDAPIQNDSAFSPRIGLVYQPSESVSLYTSYSQSFNPTQGFNPDGAAFKPTKGAQYEAGIKVDFLDRRLSTTLAAYQIIKENVRTVDPNNPLFSIQVGEQRSQGIELDFAGQVLPGWKIIGSYAYTDGEVTGDNLIPAGNKLRNVPEHQASLWTTYEIPQGNLKGLGFGLGLFYVGSRAGDLPNTFTLPDYLRTDAKLYYRNSGLNAAINIRNLFDMDYVRSSFNNIFLQRGAPLTITCSIGWEL; via the coding sequence ATGAGAAGCGGTTTGCAAGGGATCCGCTGCGGTTCCTTGGTCACCCTTGCTTGGGCAGTTTTTGTTGGATGTAGCTCTCAACTGTTTGCTGCATCTGTGGCCACGGCTGGCGGGGTAGTATCTATCCCGCGCAAGGCGGATCTGCAGCCGGTGCGCACCGAGGCGCGGGAGTTGCTGGCAAGTCCGCTGGCCCAGGCGGTTCCGGCCGCTTCCGCACCGGAGCCGACGGCACAGCGCCCCCCGGACGACGCCGAAGACCTCGACGAGGTGACGGTGACCGGCGAGAGACGGCGGCGGTATCTGGTGCCCGATACGAGCACGGCCACCAAAATCGACACGCCGATCCGGGATCTGCCGCTGTCAATCCAGGTGGTTCCCCAACAGGTGCTCGAAGATCGCAAGGTGAGAAATGTAACCGAGGCGGTAGAAACGGTCAGCGGTGTTGTCGATGGTGGAGACCTCTTCGGTGCTCCCTCAGGAGCCAGAATCATCAGGGGATTTGAACAGTCGGGAAATTTTCGAAACGGCTATCGAGACGTCGGTTACTACGCCCTGACAGGCGTTGGGACGATCGAGCAAGTGGAAGTGCTCAAAGGCCCTGCTTCGGTCCTGTTCGGGGCAGTGGAACCTGGTGGGCTCATCAACGTTGTCACCAAACGCCCCCTGAGTGAACCCTATTACAATGTCGCAATTCAGGCAGGCAACCTCGGTTATTATCAGCCCAGCATCGATTTGTCCGGACCTCTGAATTCGGATAAAACCTTGCTCTACCGCGTCAACGCAAACTATCAAGGTTTGGACGGTTTTCAGAACTTTGTCACTACCAATCTGACCACGATCTCACCCACGGTTACTTGGAAGCTGGGGGATAAAACAGTTCTGAACTTACACTATGAATACATTAGATTCTTCGCGAATCCTCCTGAAAGTTACGCTGTGCTCCTCAGCGACGGTAGGATGACGCCTCGGAATCTCTATCTCTCCTATCCCAGTTTAGCATTTAACGATATTGTCACTCAAAAATATGGCTATTCGCTGAGTCATCAGTTCAACGATGATTGGCAGATTCGCAACAGCTTTTCTGTGGCTGCCAGCAATACTAAAGAAGCGCAAGTATACGGGACAAGCCTTGTAAGCGACCGTTTCGTGGACATCGATGCATACGATCTTAAATATGCGCAAGACAACTATTTTGGACAAATCGACTTAATTGGAAAATTCAAGACGGGATCGATATCGCACCAACTCTTGCTGGGCTTTGATTTCAATCGCTTTGTCGACGTTTACAATGGTTATTTCAACACCGATTTACCCGCTCTAGATATTCTTAACCCGAACTATAACATTCCAAAGCCTGACTATGTTCCATTTTTTGACTTCTATCAGCCCATCCAGTCCTATGGCGTCTATCTCCAAGATCAGGTTACTTTTCTCGACAACCTAAAGCTGCTGGTTGGTGGCCGATTAGACTGGGTTTCACAAAAATTTGCTACAGGCACACCTGACGCTCCAATACAGAATGACAGCGCTTTCAGCCCTCGAATCGGACTGGTCTATCAGCCGAGCGAATCCGTTTCTCTCTACACCAGCTACAGTCAATCGTTCAATCCCACCCAGGGTTTCAACCCTGATGGCGCGGCGTTCAAACCTACCAAGGGAGCGCAATATGAAGCGGGTATTAAAGTTGATTTCCTGGACAGACGGCTTTCGACAACCTTGGCAGCTTATCAGATAATCAAGGAGAATGTAAGAACTGTTGATCCCAACAATCCTTTATTTTCTATTCAAGTAGGCGAACAAAGAAGCCAGGGAATTGAGTTGGATTTTGCAGGACAGGTATTGCCAGGATGGAAGATAATCGGTTCTTACGCTTACACCGACGGCGAAGTGACCGGAGACAACCTTATTCCTGCAGGTAACAAATTAAGAAATGTGCCGGAGCATCAAGCCAGCCTCTGGACAACCTACGAGATCCCGCAGGGTAATCTGAAGGGTTTGGGATTCGGCTTGGGGCTTTTTTACGTAGGCTCGCGAGCTGGAGATTTACCCAACACATTCACGCTACCGGACTACTTGCGTACCGATGCCAAGCTTTATTACCGTAATAGTGGCTTAAACGCCGCCATCAATATTCGCAATTTATTTGACATGGACTATGTCAGAAGCAGCTTCAACAACATTTTTCTTCAAAGAGGTGCACCGTTGACTATCACCTGTTCTATCGGTTGGGAACTCTAA